In Primulina huaijiensis isolate GDHJ02 chromosome 16, ASM1229523v2, whole genome shotgun sequence, a single genomic region encodes these proteins:
- the LOC140961732 gene encoding uncharacterized protein produces MAKSKDWQKESSPRQHAVGLHKLSLRCAKVFGDSRHKKRYVKASEKKEWEDAVCAVCMDFPHNAVLLLCSSYEKGCRAYMCATSHRYSNCLKQYRKAYTKVSSTKSTESSLWLIDGTEFSEGSGLHHGKKETSELLCPLCRGPVKGWTVVEPARRYLNKKKRTCMQDKCSFLGTYKELRKHVKSVHPLSRPRDVDPSHAEKWKELENERDLNDVFSTIRSTMPGAMVIGDFVIERSFRNISPDYSEVDYLEDSLFRFPAYRRHWNSPRFSPDNFDRDYDSLDDVDFGGRRVRGSTAARSMGSNVSRNWRPRARFLVGRRAERLRTGN; encoded by the coding sequence ATGGCAAAATCCAAGGATTGGCAGAAGGAATCTAGTCCTCGACAGCATGCAGTTGGCCTGCACAAGTTATCATTACGGTGTGCAAAGGTCTTTGGAGATTCCCGTCATAAGAAGAGATACGTAAAAGCATCAGAAAAGAAAGAGTGGGAAGATGCAGTTTGTGCGGTTTGTATGGACTTTCCTCACAATGCTGTCCTACTGCTTTGTTCCTCGTATGAGAAGGGCTGCCGTGCTTACATGTGTGCTACTAGTCATCGATATTCGAACTGTCTTAAGCAGTACAGGAAAGCCTACACTAAAGTCTCCTCAACGAAGAGCACAGAATCATCACTATGGCTGATTGATGGCACAGAATTTTCCGAAGGATCAGGTTTGCATCATGGGAAGAAGGAAACATCTGAGCTTCTATGCCCACTTTGCCGTGGGCCAGTGAAGGGTTGGACTGTGGTGGAACCTGCACGTAGGTACCTTAACAAGAAGAAACGGACCTGCATGCAGGACAAGTGCTCGTTTCTTGGAACTTACAAGGAGCTTAGGAAACATGTTAAGTCGGTGCACCCTCTGTCACGCCCTCGAGATGTAGACCCTTCACACGCAGAGAAATGGAAGGAACTCGAGAATGAGAGAGATCTAAATGATGTATTCAGCACAATCAGATCAACCATGCCTGGGGCAATGGTCATTGGTGATTTCGTGATAGAGAGGAGTTTTCGCAACATTTCTCCGGATTATAGTGAGGTTGACTATTTGGAAGATTCTCTCTTTAGGTTCCCAGCATACCGTCGCCATTGGAATAGTCCTAGGTTCTCTCCTGATAATTTTGATAGGGATTATGACTCCTTGGATGATGTAGATTTTGGTGGGCGTCGAGTGCGAGGTTCCACTGCAGCTAGAAGCATGGGAAGCAATGTCTCCCGAAATTGGCGTCCTCGTGCCAGGTTTTTGGTTGGGAGGCGAGCAGAAAGGCTTAGGACTGGAAACTAA
- the LOC140961435 gene encoding mitogen-activated protein kinase kinase kinase 1-like, producing MHRFPKIFAHNSDRLKTGKSSSSSSSPSCQDAEPRRRLARCNASKNFNYEFSPSSSSSSSSYSVEESIRTRTRDLLGDEKSLRVDGNYGDIDVLCKTLGFSGIDDFAIPSEEYKAMKMRTAYAPVVFSQIFEVNYDNYAELYGGVSGTGVVDVSDQQGGGSQVCFGFSGRDNGVMSKKFEESRDFCDVDGSRVHVFDNDDCAMLGANTSASDLISCDNSRGRFDRFRGNGIKGVRPPVLAPPSSVSRVFTMDTDAIVSRVETGFSPEEYGEEEDGPKRDEEVRMRRVMVVEDNCVLSESCSFTTFSNDDDTSSTTTEPTSSISPDGALRRTIMGWQKGELLGSGSFGSVYEGIADDGFFFAVKEVSLLDQGDEGKQRIIQLEQEIALLSQFEHENIVRYYGTKRDESNLYIFLELVNQGSLLSLYQKYKLWDTQVSTYTRQILHGLNYLHDRNVVHRDIKCSNILVDTNGLVKLADFGLAKATKLNDLKSCKGTAFWMAPEVVRSLGYGLSADIWSLGCTVLEMLTGRIPYSHLEWMSALFRIGKGERPPIPDSLSIDARDFILKCLQVDPSSRPTAGQLLDHPFVKRPLSPYSGSASPHTFSSQI from the exons ATGCATCGGTTCCCCAAAATCTTCGCTCATAACTCTGACCGCCTGAAAACTGGTAAGAGCTCCAGCTCCAGCTCCAGTCCCAGCTGCCAAGACGCCGAGCCGAGGCGGAGGTTGGCTCGGTGCAACGCCTCGAAAAACTTCAACTACGAGTTCTCTCCTAGttcttcatcatcatcctcgTCGTACTCGGTGGAGGAATCTATTCGCACACGCACGCGTGATTTATTAGGCGATGAGAAAAGCCTTAGAGTTGATGGAAATTATGGTGACATAGATGTTCTTTGCAAAACCTTAGGATTCTCTGGTATAGATGACTTCGCTATACCTTCCGAAGAGTACAAGGCGATGAAGATGAGAACTGCCTATGCTCCTGTTGTATTTAGTCAGATATTTGAGGTCAATTATGACAATTACGCCGAACTTTACGGCGGTGTTAGTGGTACTGGTGTTGTTGATGTGAGTGATCAACAAGGTGGGGGTAGCCAAGTTTGTTTTGGATTTTCGGGAAGGGATAATGGTGTAATGAGCAAGAAATTTGAGGAAAGTCGAGATTTTTGTGATGTGGATGGAAGCAGGGTTCATGTTTTTGATAACGATGACTGTGCGATGTTGGGGGCTAATACAAGTGCAAGTGATTTGATTTCGTGTGATAATTCAAGGGGTAGGTTTGATAGATTCCGTGGAAACGGTATCAAGGGTGTGCGACCCCCGGTTTTAGCGCCACCATCATCTGTGTCGAGAGTGTTCACGATGGATACTGATGCAATTGTTTCAAGGGTTGAGACTGGGTTTTCTCCGGAAGAATATGGGGAAGAAGAAGATGGTCCAAAGAGAGACGAGGAAGTTAGGATGAGAAGGGTGATGGTAGTGGAAGACAACTGTGTGCTCTCTGAATCATGTTCGTTCACCAcattttcaaatgatgatgatACTTCAAGTACCACAACCGAACCGACATCAAGTATTTCACCTGATGGGGCATTAAGACGAACTATTATGGGGTGGCAGAAGGGTGAGCTCTTGGGTAGTGGCTCCTTTGGATCTGTTTATGAGGGAATAGCTGA TGATGGATTCTTTTTTGCTGTGAAGGAAGTATCTTTGCTTGATCAAGGAGATGAAGGCAAGCAACGAATTATCCAACTTGAACAG GAAATTGCTCTTCTAAGTCAGTTTGAACATGAGAATATAGTTCGGTACTATGGTACAAAGCGG GATGAATCGAACCTCTATATTTTTCTCGAGCTTGTTAACCAAGGTTCTCTTTTAAGCCTCTACCAGAAGTACAAGCTCTGGGATACCCAGGTCTCCACTTACACCAGGCAAATTTTACATGGTTTGAATTACCTGCATGACAGAAATGTGGTACATAG AGATATTAAATGTTCAAATATATTGGTGGACACAAATGGTCTGGTTAAACTTGCAGATTTTGGGCTTGCGAAG GCCACCAAGTTGAATGACTTGAAATCTTGCAAAGGAACTGCTTTCTGGATGGCTCCTGAG GTTGTTAGGAGCCTAGGTTATGGCCTATCTGCTGATATATGGAGTCTTGGATGTACTGTCTTGGAGATGCTAACTGGGCGCATTCCATACTCTCACTTGGAATGG ATGTCGGCATTATTTCGAATAGGAAAGGGTGAGAGACCACCTATTCCTGACTCCCTCTCCATAGATGCTCGGGATTTTATACTTAAATGTCTGCAAGTAGACCCAAGTTCACGGCCAACAGCCGGTCAACTCTTGGACCACCCTTTTGTGAAACGACCGCTTTCACCATATTCAGGCTCAGCGTCTCCTCACACTTTCAGTAGTCAAATATAA